A window of the Eulemur rufifrons isolate Redbay chromosome 6, OSU_ERuf_1, whole genome shotgun sequence genome harbors these coding sequences:
- the CDKN1C gene encoding cyclin-dependent kinase inhibitor 1C isoform X2 — MERLVARGTFPILARTSACRSLFGPVDHEELSRELQTRLAELNAEDQNRWDYDFQQDVPLRGPGRLQWTEVDSDSVPAFYRETVQISSPSARDLRPRPSLQAMSPRGVPLLAPLLGWVRRSRLRARGCDELGEYSPKSPEGTLLGQRTLEERWASAGTVHVAATGGSCRRAAFGFVFKV; from the exons ATGGAGCGCCTCGTCGCCCGTGGGACCTTCCCTATCCTTGCGCGCACTAGCGCCTGCCGCAGCCTCTTCGGGCCCGTGGACCACGAGGAGTTGAGCCGGGAGCTGCAGACCCGCCTGGCCGAGCTGAACGCCGAGGACCAGAACCGCTGGGACTACGACTTCCAGCAGGACGTGCCGCTGCGGGGCCCTGGACGCCTGCAGTGGACCGAGGTGGACAGCGACTCCGTGCCTGCCTTCTACCGCGAGACGGTGCAG ATTTCTTCGCCAAGCGCAAGAGATCTGCGCCCGAGACCAAGTCTTCAGGCGATGTCCCCGCGGGGTGTCCCTCTCCTAGCGCCGCTACTGGGGTGGGTGCGGCGGAGCAGACTCCGCGCAAGAGGCTGCGATGAGCTAGGTGAGTAC AGCCCAAAGAGCCCCGAGGGAACCCTGCTGGGGCAGCGGACGTTGGAAGAGCGCTGGGCCTCGGCTGGGACCGTTCATGTAGCAGCAACCGGCGGCAGCTGCCGCAGAGCAGCGTTCGGTTTTGTGTTTAAAGTTTGA
- the CDKN1C gene encoding cyclin-dependent kinase inhibitor 1C isoform X1 encodes MERLVARGTFPILARTSACRSLFGPVDHEELSRELQTRLAELNAEDQNRWDYDFQQDVPLRGPGRLQWTEVDSDSVPAFYRETVQVGRCRLLLAPRPVPVAVAVSPPPESPAAESLDGLEEAPEESPSDPAPAPTPPPAPTPAPAPAPAPAPVPAAAPDAAPQDSAEPGANQAQRSQEPLADQLLSGISGRPAAGTAAASANGAAAIKKLSGPLISDFFAKRKRSAPETKSSGDVPAGCPSPSAATGVGAAEQTPRKRLR; translated from the exons ATGGAGCGCCTCGTCGCCCGTGGGACCTTCCCTATCCTTGCGCGCACTAGCGCCTGCCGCAGCCTCTTCGGGCCCGTGGACCACGAGGAGTTGAGCCGGGAGCTGCAGACCCGCCTGGCCGAGCTGAACGCCGAGGACCAGAACCGCTGGGACTACGACTTCCAGCAGGACGTGCCGCTGCGGGGCCCTGGACGCCTGCAGTGGACCGAGGTGGACAGCGACTCCGTGCCTGCCTTCTACCGCGAGACGGTGCAGGTGGGGCGCTGCCGCCTGCTGCTGGCGCCCCGGCCAGTCCCGGTCGCCGTGGCTGTCAGCCCGCCCCCTGAGTCGCCGGCCGCTGAGTCCCTCGACGGCCTCGAGGAGGCGCCGGAGGAGTCGCCCAGCGACCCGGCCCCGGCGCCcaccccgcccccggccccgaccccggccccggccccggccccggccccggccccggtcCCGGCCGCGGCCCCAGATGCGGCGCCTCAAGACAGCGCCGAGCCGGGCGCGAACCAGGCGCAGCGCAGCCAGGAGCCTCTTGCCGACCAGCTGCTCTCGGGGATTTCGGGACGTCCCGCGGCCGGCACCGCTGCCGCCAGCGCCAACGGCGCCGCCGCGATCAAGAAGCTGTCCGGGCCTCTCATCTCCG ATTTCTTCGCCAAGCGCAAGAGATCTGCGCCCGAGACCAAGTCTTCAGGCGATGTCCCCGCGGGGTGTCCCTCTCCTAGCGCCGCTACTGGGGTGGGTGCGGCGGAGCAGACTCCGCGCAAGAGGCTGCGATGA